Sequence from the Oscillatoria salina IIICB1 genome:
CTTTTTTCAAATTATTATTTAAAATCAATAGCGTTCCATCAATTGATTCATGAATATCGAAGACTTGACGCTTCTTGTCATCCATACGAGAAAAGTTTCTGAAACTAGCGACTATTTGGGTTAGTTTTTCTGCACCGAGCTTCATACTTTGTAAAATCTTAGGTAAGTCTTCTAAGAGAAAATCCAGTTCTATTTCTGACTCTATTTCTTTTATTTTTGGTGGCTTTTGACTAAATTCTCGTTGGTAAGCAGCAACTAAACCGATCAAATCTTCACAATAATTACCTAAAAATTCTGAGTTACCATTAATACTGTTAACTGGATTTCTGATTTCGTGAGCAATTCCGGCAATCATGCGTCCTAAAGATGCCATTTTTTCAGTTTGTACTAAATGCGCTTGAGTCTTTTCATCTAATAAACGAGTAGTTAGTTCGTGAATATTTGATTGAGCGATTAATAATTGATGAATGTCTATTAATCTAAATACTTGCGGTTCTAATTGAACAACTATTGGTTCGTAAATTAATTCCGCATGACGTTGTAAAGCGAGTTTGGCTGCTTCAACAATTAATGTGTTACCCGAAAGAATTAATACGTCAGTGTGGGTAAAATCGTATAAAGAATTAAGTGGTCGTTTAAAAAATAATTCTATCCCATAAGGGCGGCTCATAATTTCTAAAAAATGTCGTCTGGAAATTATGCCCACAAAGCAGCGATTTCGAGTAAGAATTACTCCTGGTATTAAAGGATTAGTATTAAATCTATAAGCAACTTCTTTCCCTAATGAAGATAATTCTATTTGAAAATCATAGAGAGAAAGTTCTTGGAGAGTAGATTCTAAGGTTAGTTTTGAAGTTTTGGCTAAATATAGCTCCGGTGATTTGGGTTGAGACATATCAAAACTCAACATATCTTAATAAGAAGAAAAATAAGGTTTTTCTGGCTAGCTTTAGTTTACACTTTAGCACTAGCGCATTGATATTTGTTAATTGGAATATTAAAATTTTTACAAATCAAAAATATTTAATCCAATACTAATTCTTTTTTAACCTCAGCTTAACTATAAGAGTAAATTCACTTAACTCTGAAGCGAGAAAAAAAAGCTGAAGTAATTAAACTTAATTATTAATTTTCAAAGAAGGTGAATAAGCGATCGCACGATCGCGTCCGGTTTCTTTAGCTTGATAAAGAGCCAGATCTGCTACTTTAATAATAGTTTGGGGAGATTCTTCCCGGCTAGGAGTTAAGGTAGCAACGCCAATACTGAGGGTAACATAAGGATCACAACAAGAATCTCGGTGAGGTATTTTCAGTTGTTTAACTTGGGAGCAAATATTCTCAGCTATTTTCACAACACACTCTCTGTCGATTGTCGGTAAAACTACGGAAAATTCTTCACCACCATAACGGGCAACTAAAGACAAATCTCCAGGTATAATTTGGTTAACTGTAGCAGCAATAGTAGCAGCAACTTTCTTGAGACAATCATCTCCTGCTTGATGACCGTAAGTATCGTTAAAATTTTTAAAGCAATCGACATCACAGAGAATCAAAGAAAGTGGTTTTTGCTCTCTAGCTAGGGTTTGCCATTGTTGAGTTAAATATTCATCAAACCTACGTCGATTAGAGACTTCCGTGAGTCCATCTAAGGTAGCAAGACGTTGTAACTCTGAGTTAGCAGCTTCAAGTTCTTGATAAAGTTTAGTTAGTAACTTACTTGCCAATTCATGAATTTTCGATTGAGCGATTAATAACTGATGTACGTCTAATAAGTGATAATTTTGGGGAGCAATTTCCACGATAACTGGTTCGTAAAGTAATACTGGCGATCGCTGCAAAGCCTGTTGCGCTGCTTCGACAATTAAAGTATCGCCCGAAAAAATTAATATGTCAGTTTTGATAAAATTATATAAAGACTTGAGCGTGCGCTTCAAAAATAATTCTAGCCCATAAGGGCGGCTCATTCTTTCCAAAAAGCGTCTTCGGGAAATCATGCCGATTAACTGTCCGTCTTCAGTTAAAATTACTCCGGGCAATAAGGGATTTTCCTCAAATTCGCGAGCAACTTCTCGGCTGAGACAGAGAGATTCGATCTGAAAATCATAAAGATTTAGTTCACTTATGGTTGACTCTAAGCGCAAATAGTTATTACTCTCATCAAAAGAAAAAGTTTGAATGGAGACTCCAGGTGACACAACGAGATAAAGTAGTAGTAACACTCCGTCATCAACCAGTAGTTAGAAATCAAAATCGTTATATATTAACTGGGTATAACTCTAGTTGGTTGCGGAACTAATTCAAGATTAACTTAATCAGCTAGAGATACAATGTCTTCTGTAACACCAAAAATCACAAATACTCTTGAACTAGATCGCTCATGGATCGACTGTACAACGCCTTCACGCTTTTTTTGAGTTTATTAGTAGAAGCAATACCTTTTTTGCTGCTAGGGGTTTTGCTTTCCAGTGCGCTGCTATTATTTATCGACGAGCGCCAGTTAGTTAAGAATCTGCCCAAAAATCCGATTTTAGGGTCATTTATTGGTAGTTGTGTCGGCTTTTTGTTTCCTGTCTGCGAGTGTGGTAACGTACCGGTGGCAAGGCGACTGCTGATGCAGGGTGTTCCGACATCGGTAGCAATTGGCTTTTTACTCGCGGCACCAACGATTAATCCGATTGTAATTTGGTCAACTTGGGTAGCATTTAGAGATCGTCCAGAAATTGTTTTATTACGAATTGTCTTTTCGTTGAGTATTGCGACAATTATTGGTTGTATTTTTGCGGTGCAAAAAAATCCCGAACCGTTGCTACAACCTGCTTTGTGTAATCGCTTGCGCTATCTGATGACGCAAAAAGATCGCCAACCTTTGTGGGAAAAAAATGAAGCAGTGCCAGCTTTGTTGCAGTCTGGTACTTATATTCTCGGTCAATCGGGACAACCTTGGCAAAGTTCGGCCGCAATGCCGCTAAGTGGGTATCGTACTTCTACCAAGAAGAAAATTGACTCGAAAAAGTTGCGTTTGTTTTTGGACAATCTGGTACAAGAATTGCGAGAATTAGGAGGGATGTTAGTTATTGGTAGTGCGATCGCGGCTTCGATTCAGGTTTTTGTCCCTCGTGAAATTATTATCAGTCTTGGTCAAGGTCCGATCACTTCGATTCTTGCTATGATGCTCTTGGCGGCAGTGGTTTCGATTTGTTCGACAGTTGATTCGTTTTTTGCTCTTTCCTTCGCTTCAGTGTTTACCAGTGGTTCCCTGCTAGCGTTTCTCGTTTTTGGTCCGATGATCGATCTTAAAGCGATCGGTTTGATGTTTTCGATTTTTAAGCCGAGAATGATTATTTATCTGTTTGCGATCGCGGCGCAACTGACTTTCATTTTCACTCTGTCCTACAGCTATTTATTCTAATCTGCGCGGATGAGTTCCAAATCCAAAAGTATTCAATACAAGTACAAAGTTCTGTTTCCCTGGCTAGATATCTTTGCTTTCTTGGCTTGGGGCGTGTTATTGCTAAAATATTGGCTGACTGGTCAGCTACAATTACTGATTCACCCGAATTATTTTTGGTTAGTCTCAGTTACAGGAATCATTTTAGTAGCGATCGCCTCTTTGCGCGTTTGGCAACAGTTACAAGGACGGCGCAAACGTAGCTACGAACAAGATTTAGGCGAAGATGTGCGTCATATTACCTTATTTCCGCCTGGATTTAGTAGCACTTTACTACTTGTGGTAGCAATTTTAGGTTTATTGATTCCTCCAAAAATTTTAGCCAGCGATACCGCTTTACAACGAGGAATTACTGATTCTCTCTTGACAACTAGGGCGCAACCCCAATCTTTTACTGTCTCTATTCAACCAGAAGAGCGATCGCTTCTCGATTGGGTACGCACTCTCAACGCTTATCCGGAACCGGATGATTATTTTGGTCAAAAAGTGAATGTGAAGGGCTTCGTGGTTCATTCATATGCACTTCCGGAGCAATATCTTGTTATCTCTCGGTTTGTGATTACTTGTTGCGCGGTTGATGCTTATCCAGTGGGATTACCTGTGAAGTTATCTACTTCTCAAAGTGATTATCCTGTGGATACTTGGTTACAAGTTGAAGGTTCGATTATTACTGAAGAACTTGCTGATAAGCGTCAAGTTGTGATTGTTCCCACTTCGATTGAGAAAATTCCTACTCCGAGAGATCCTTATGAATTTTAAGGGATTAGTGATTGGGGACTGGGGAGGAGGGGATTGGTGATTGGGGAGGAGGGGATTGGGGATTGGGGAGGAGGGGACTGGTGATTGGGAGGATCTCTCTGATGTAGAGACGTTGCATGGAACGTCTCTACAATTGGTAAATGTGGATACTTGCTAATTAATATATGAAGAAAAAAACAAGCAACAAATTCTGGCAACAGCCGATTGACCGTGTAGCGATCGCGCTAATGTTGGCTTTGGGGGTAATTATTAGTTTCCTGGTTTTAGTGGTGGAACCTACGGGACCCCACGTACGCGATTTTAGCTGGTCAGGTAAAACTATCGGTGCTAATGATACTGGCTTTCTGATGACTTTTAGCCGTCCGATGGATCGAGATAGCGTCGAAAATAATCTCAAAATCGATCCTTTTCTGCCCGGAAAATTTAGCTGGGCGGGACTAAGAATGGCTTATACTCTTACTTATCCTGCACCCTATGGCGCTCAATATCAAGTTAGTTTAGAAGGTGCGAGAGAACGCTTTCAAGAAGAAGATTATCAAGGTAAACCCTTGCAACCATTTACGGGAAATTTTATCACCCGCGATCGCGCGATCGCTTATATTGGTGTTGAAGGTGATGAAATTGGTCGATTAGTTCTCTTTGACTTGACAAAACAACAAAAAAGTGTTCTAACTCCACCCAATTTGGTAGTAACAGAATTTATTCCTTATCCGAATCGAGAAAAGATTTTGTTTGCGGCTGCGGACCCTACAACCGAACAAGAAGGCTTACAAGAAGAAAAACTTTATACTGTCACCACAGGGATTAATTATCAATCTTCAGACAAAGAAATTAATCATGATTTAGCAGGTAAAATTGAGCTAATTTTAGATAATCAAGATTACCAAAATCTTAAATTCGATTTATCCAGAGACGGCAAAACAATTGTTGTCAGACGAGTAAATCGTAATAATCCGGCTGAATTTGGTTTGTGGTTCATCAAAGAAAATGCCGAACCACAACCGTTAAACAACCAACCCGGAGGCGATTTCATCATTGTACCAGATAGTAAGAGTATAGCGATCGCCCAAGGTGAAGGTGTAGCAATTTTGCCTTTAGAAGCGGATGCGAAACCCATTGATTTTCTCTCTCAGTATGGCAGAGTTCTCGCTTTTTCCAGAGATGGTAGAGCCGCAGCAATGGTTAACTTTAACACTCAAGACCCTGAATTGCGCTATCAGCGATCGATTTATCTGGTAACTAATCAAGGAACAGAAAAAAAAGTCCTCGACACCAACGGCTCAATTCTTGACTGTCAATTCGATCCTAGTGCAACCAACTTATTTTGCTTGCTTACCGATCTAACCACCGAAACCAACTTATACATCGAACAACCCTATTTAGCAGTAATTAATCTGCAAACCAATCAACTCATTCGTCTTGCGAAATTACCCCAACAAATCGATCTGCAAATGAGTTTAGCCCCAGACGGATTAGGCATACTTTTAGATCGAGTAATTCCTAACCCCGATCCTTCTGCACCCGGAGGAATATTAAGAACAAATTCCGGGGAATCGATTGCTACGAGTAAACTTTGGTTACTATTACTTTCCTCACCTCAATCCCCAGATCCTGCTACAGCCCGACTCGAAGAATTACCCTTACCAGGTTGGAACCCGCGTTGGTTGCCTTAATTATGTATGTTGTTCGTAATCTTCAGACGATTCAGGATCGAGTTGCCAACGATTTTCATCTCGTCTTTCTAACTTATCTGCGGTTTGTACGGGTTCTTTTTCCGCCGAGGAAATACCCATCGCCGATTGCATTTCTTCAGTTACATTTTGACCTGGAGTTGAAGCAAGTCCGCCCACCGCTTCATCTCCTGTAACCTTAGCTTGATACTGGTTAGCATCGAGATCTCCAGCAGTTACCTCACCACCAGAAGCCATTCTGGTTGTCGCCTCAGCGATCGTTTTACCGCCGCCAGTATTGCGAGAAGTCACGCCCGGTAAAGTATCATCTCGATCGCTTGCCGTCGTGCTAACCTCAACTGGAGGCATTTTATCTTCCGCTTGCATATCTTTAAAAGCTTCTTGCTTGGGTTTATTTGCCATAATATTTGCTCCTGTATGAAATTTTTGCTCAATATTGCTGCGTTCGCAAACATGAGATTGCTTGTA
This genomic interval carries:
- a CDS encoding sensor histidine kinase: MSQPKSPELYLAKTSKLTLESTLQELSLYDFQIELSSLGKEVAYRFNTNPLIPGVILTRNRCFVGIISRRHFLEIMSRPYGIELFFKRPLNSLYDFTHTDVLILSGNTLIVEAAKLALQRHAELIYEPIVVQLEPQVFRLIDIHQLLIAQSNIHELTTRLLDEKTQAHLVQTEKMASLGRMIAGIAHEIRNPVNSINGNSEFLGNYCEDLIGLVAAYQREFSQKPPKIKEIESEIELDFLLEDLPKILQSMKLGAEKLTQIVASFRNFSRMDDKKRQVFDIHESIDGTLLILNNNLKKGIQVIKNYGELPAFFGYSGLLSQVFMNIIANAIDALMDKQLEADKNWQPQIIITTNSLENEAKKWIVIKIADNGPGIPLEIQEKIFENFFTTKPLGKGTGLGLAISNQIVTEKHGGKLQFNSQLDVGTAFEIILPVDEETNLSLL
- a CDS encoding GGDEF domain-containing protein; the encoded protein is MSPGVSIQTFSFDESNNYLRLESTISELNLYDFQIESLCLSREVAREFEENPLLPGVILTEDGQLIGMISRRRFLERMSRPYGLELFLKRTLKSLYNFIKTDILIFSGDTLIVEAAQQALQRSPVLLYEPVIVEIAPQNYHLLDVHQLLIAQSKIHELASKLLTKLYQELEAANSELQRLATLDGLTEVSNRRRFDEYLTQQWQTLAREQKPLSLILCDVDCFKNFNDTYGHQAGDDCLKKVAATIAATVNQIIPGDLSLVARYGGEEFSVVLPTIDRECVVKIAENICSQVKQLKIPHRDSCCDPYVTLSIGVATLTPSREESPQTIIKVADLALYQAKETGRDRAIAYSPSLKINN
- a CDS encoding permease; translated protein: MDRLYNAFTLFLSLLVEAIPFLLLGVLLSSALLLFIDERQLVKNLPKNPILGSFIGSCVGFLFPVCECGNVPVARRLLMQGVPTSVAIGFLLAAPTINPIVIWSTWVAFRDRPEIVLLRIVFSLSIATIIGCIFAVQKNPEPLLQPALCNRLRYLMTQKDRQPLWEKNEAVPALLQSGTYILGQSGQPWQSSAAMPLSGYRTSTKKKIDSKKLRLFLDNLVQELRELGGMLVIGSAIAASIQVFVPREIIISLGQGPITSILAMMLLAAVVSICSTVDSFFALSFASVFTSGSLLAFLVFGPMIDLKAIGLMFSIFKPRMIIYLFAIAAQLTFIFTLSYSYLF
- a CDS encoding TIGR03943 family putative permease subunit, with translation MSSKSKSIQYKYKVLFPWLDIFAFLAWGVLLLKYWLTGQLQLLIHPNYFWLVSVTGIILVAIASLRVWQQLQGRRKRSYEQDLGEDVRHITLFPPGFSSTLLLVVAILGLLIPPKILASDTALQRGITDSLLTTRAQPQSFTVSIQPEERSLLDWVRTLNAYPEPDDYFGQKVNVKGFVVHSYALPEQYLVISRFVITCCAVDAYPVGLPVKLSTSQSDYPVDTWLQVEGSIITEELADKRQVVIVPTSIEKIPTPRDPYEF
- a CDS encoding DUF6335 family protein; this translates as MANKPKQEAFKDMQAEDKMPPVEVSTTASDRDDTLPGVTSRNTGGGKTIAEATTRMASGGEVTAGDLDANQYQAKVTGDEAVGGLASTPGQNVTEEMQSAMGISSAEKEPVQTADKLERRDENRWQLDPESSEDYEQHT